The Vicia villosa cultivar HV-30 ecotype Madison, WI linkage group LG1, Vvil1.0, whole genome shotgun sequence genome includes a region encoding these proteins:
- the LOC131629965 gene encoding subtilisin-like protease SBT5.3: MRETMSSSSSICHMLMSLLLFVFLQNTLAIKQSYIVYLGSHSFGSNPSSFDLESVTNSHYNFLGSYVGSTEKAKEAIFYSYNRYINGFAAILDEDEAANVAKHPNVVSMFLNKRNELHTTRSWEFLGLEREGAYPNDSLWKTTLGEDIIIGNLDTGVWPESKSFSDEGYGPIPKKWKGICQVTKENSDKFYCNRKLIGARYFKNGYLAETNGALNVTLDSARDTQGHGTHTLSTAGGNFVAGVNVLGNGNGTASGGSPKARVAAYKVCWDGCYDADILAGFEAAISDGVDVLSLSLGGSAPYEYSTSVFSIGSFHAIANNIFVVASGGNSGPQPYSIVNVEPWILTVAASTIDRDFASYVILGNKKTYKGVSLSESNLPPNKLYPLISGADAKFDKGLNIDTSLCPEDSLDPEKVKGKILVCLRGETARVDKGVQASRVGAIGMILVNDEASANGVIADAHVLPATNVGFSDGNAIYIYMNYTKSPVAYITKVKTELGIKSTPTIASFSSRGPNSIDYSILKPDITAPGVDIIAAYSLAASPTEQPSDKRRIPFVAMSGTSMSCPHVAGLVGLLKSVHPDWSPAAIKSAIMTTATTKSNDGGPILDASRRKLPADPLAYGAFTYGVGHVRPNLAVDPGLIYDLNVTDYLNYLCGRGYNSSQLKVFYGKPYTCPKSFSLVDFNYPSITLVNFKTKQSLNVTRTVTNVGSPSEYRVEIQAPSQFVVTVQPEILRFTLKGEKKEFKVTLTMKPGSKYPPFYYAFGELIWTDGKHRVVSPLSIKYPEE; the protein is encoded by the exons ATGAGAGAAACaatgtcatcatcatcatccatttgCCACATGTTAATGtcacttcttctctttgtttttctgcAAAATACCCTTGCAATAAAACAG TCTTATATTGTATACTTAGGATCACATTCATTCGGTTCAAATCCTTCTTCATTTGATCTTGAATCTGTCACAAACTCTCACTATAATTTTCTTGGATCTTACGTTGGAAG TACTGAGAAGGCGAAAGAAGCAATATTTTATTCTTACAATAGATATATCAACGGCTTTGCTGCAatacttgatgaagatgaagcagCCAATGTTGCAA aaCATCCAAATGTTGTGtcaatgtttttgaataaaagaaaTGAACTACACACAACCCGATCGTGGGAATTTCTTGGATTAGAGAGGGAAGGTGCATATCCTAATGATTCACTTTGGAAAACAACATTAGGAGAAGATATTATTATTGGAAATTTGGACACAG gtGTTTGGCCAGAATCGAAGAGTTTTAGTGATGAAGGGTACGGACCAATTCCAAAAAAGTGGAAAGGAATATGTCAAGTTACCAAAGAAAATTCAGATAAATTTTATTGCAATAG GAAGCTTATTGGAGCAAGATATTTTAAAAATGGCTATCTTGCTGAAACCAATGGAGCATTAAATGTAACACTTGACAGTGCACGCGACACTCAAGGCCATGGCACACATACCTTATCAACTGCTGGAGGTAACTTTGTTGCTGGAGTTAATGTACTGGGGAATGGAAATGGAACAGCGAGCGGTGGATCACCAAAAGCAAGAGTTGCAGCCTATAAAGTCTGTTGGGATGGATGTTATGATGCTGATATTTTGGCTGGTTTTGAAGCTGCCATAAGTGACGGTGTTGATGTACTCTCTCTGTCCTTAGGTGGAAGTGCTCCATATGAGTATTCTACAAGTGTTTTTTCCATTGGTTCCTTCCATGCAATTGCTAATAACATCTTTGTTGTGGCTTCTGGAGGAAATTCAGGACCTCAACCTTATTCTATAGTCAATGTTGAACCATGGATTCTCACCGTTGCTGCTAGCACAATCGATAGAGACTTCGCAAGTTATGTTATACTTGGGAACAAAAAAACATACAAGGGAGTTAGTCTTTCAGAATCCAACTTACCCCCTAACAAATTATATCCATTGATAAGTGGTGCAGATGCCAAATTTGATAAAGGGCTTAACATCGATAC CTCTCTTTGCCCTGAAGATTCTCTTGATCCAGAAAAGGTTAAAGGAAAAATATTGGTATGTCTTCGAGGTGAGACTGCTAGAGTTGATAAAGGCGTGCAAGCTTCTCGTGTAGGTGCTATTGGAATGATATTGGTTAACGATGAGGCTTCTGCGAATGGAGTTATAGCAGATGCTCATGTTCTTCCCGCTACAAATGTTGGCTTTTCAGATGGCAATGCCATTTATATTTACATGAATTACACAAA GTCTCCTGTAGCTTATATTACTAAAGTTAAAACAGAATTGGGTATAAAGTCAACTCCAACCATAGCTTCATTTTCATCAAGAGGCCCAAATAGCATTGACTATTCAATCCTTAAG CCTGACATCACTGCACCAGGCGTCGACATAATTGCAGCGTATAGTCTAGCTGCATCTCCTACGGAACAACCATCTGATAAGCGTAGAATTCCTTTTGTCGCTATGTCAGGAACTTCAATGTCATGTCCACATGTTGCCGGACTTGTTGGACTACTTAAATCTGTTCATCCTGATTGGAGTCCAGCGGCTATCAAGTCAGCAATCATGACTACag CAACAACAAAATCGAACGACGGAGGACCTATTTTAGATGCATCGCGACGCAAGCTGCCAGCTGATCCCTTAGCATATGGTGCATTTACATATGGTGTAGGGCATGTTCGGCCCAATCTTGCAGTGGATCCTGGACTTATATATGACCTAAATGTTACTGATTATTTGAACTACTTATGTGGTCGTGGATACAATAGTTCTCAACTTAAAGTGTTCTACGGAAAACCTTACACTTGTCCAAAATCTTTCAGTTTAGTAGATTTCAATTATCCATCCATCACACTTGTTAACTTTAAAACTAAGCAGTCTTTGAATGTTACTCGTACGGTTACCAATGTCGGGTCCCCAAGTGAGTACAGAGTGGAGATCCAGGCACCTTCACAATTTGTAGTCACAGTTCAGCCCGAGATATTAAGATTTACACTTAAGGGTGAGAAAAAAGAGTTCAAGGTTACATTGACTATGAAGCCCGGGAGTAAATATCCTCCCTTTTATTATGCCTTTGGGGAGTTGATTTGGACCGATGGAAAACATCGTGTTGTGAGTCCTCTTTCAATCAAATATCCAGAAGAGTGA